Proteins encoded together in one Carya illinoinensis cultivar Pawnee chromosome 3, C.illinoinensisPawnee_v1, whole genome shotgun sequence window:
- the LOC122304359 gene encoding zinc finger CCCH domain-containing protein 64, which yields MSTPRILLCGDVLGRLNQLFKRVSSVNKSAGPFDALLCVGQFFPDSPDRLDELMDYIEGRSQVPLPTYFIGDFGVGAAKPLLAASKDLANRGFKMDGLKLCENLFWLKGSGKFTLHGLSVAYLSGKRLSDGQQFGTFTQDDVDVLRAIAEEPGIVDLFLTNEWPSGVTNRAATSDLPHGFSDSFGGESIIAELVAEIKPRYHIAGTKGIFYAREPYSNVDAVHVTRFLGLASVGNKDKQKFIHAISPTPASTMSAVELSMKSSNTTLSPYAYSEHSIQANEAPKRPSDSVYDLQYWRYDVSQKRQKSGAGDSEKLCFKFISSGSCSRGEKCNFQHDSAAREQYLRGVCFDFINKGKCERGPNCNFKHSLQDEGDSHRKQGSENASANRSKECWFCLSSPNIESHLIVSIGEHSYCALAKGPLVQDHVLIIPIEHLPNTILLPPECESEVHRFQNSLNKYYKLRGKSVVFFEWVSKRSTHANLQAIPIPSSRVTAVQDIFNLAAEKLGFKFVALKRDENSSGRKLLRTQFDKDFSFFYVELPDGKILSHLVDEKDRFPAQFGREVLAGLLNMADRADWRNCAHSKEEETKMAEDFKRGFQEFDPNK from the exons ATGTCTACTCCAAGAATTCTGCTCTGTGGCGACGTTCTTGGCCGCCTCAACCAGCTCTTCAAGCGTGTCTCATCG GTCAACAAATCGGCGGGCCCTTTCGATGCGCTGCTTTGCGTGGGACAGTTCTTTCCAGACTCGCCGGACCGGCTGGACGAGCTCATGGACTACATCGAAGGCCGGTCCCAAGTGCCTCTACCCACCTACTTCATCGGTGACTTCGGTGTCGGCGCGGCTAAGCCCCTATTAGCGGCTTCCAAGGACTTGGCTAACCGAGGGTTCAAGATGGACGGCCTTAAGCTTTGCGAGAATCTGTTCTGGTTGAAAGGCAGTGGCAAGTTTACTCTCCATG GTTTATCTGTGGCATATTTATCTGGTAAGCGTTTGTCAGATGGTCAACAGTTTGGAACGTTTACTCAGGATGATGTGGACGTGTTGCGAGCTATAGCTGAGGAACCTGGAATAGTAGACTTGTTCCTAAC TAATGAATGGCCAAGCGGAGTTACAAATAGAGCAGCCACATCTGATCTTCCCCATGGATTCTCAGATTCATTTGGTGGCGAGTCAATCATCGCAGAACTAGTAGCAGAGATAAAACCACG CTATCACATTGCTGGTACTAAAGGCATATTCTATGCTCGTGAACCTTACTCTAACGTGGATGCTGTGCATGTGACCCGCTTCTTGGGTCTTGCTTCTGTTGGGAATAAAGATAAACAG AAATTTATTCATGCGATTTCTCCAACTCCAGCCTCTACCATGTCAGCCGTTGAGCTTAGCATGAAGTCCTCAAACACTACATTGTCTCCATATGCATATTCAGAGCATTCAATTCAAGCCAATGAAGCCCCAAAAAGGCCTAGTGATAGTGTTTATGACTTGCAATACTGGAGATATGATGTCTCTCAAAAACGGCAGAAATCTGGAGCTGGAGACAGCGAGAAgctatgttttaaatttatatcttcTGGGTCTTGTTCACGAGGGGAAAAATGCAACTTTCAACATGATAGTGCTGCAAGGGAACAATATCTGAGAGgtgtttgttttgattttattaaCAAAGGGAAATGTGAAAGGGGTCCAAATTGCAACTTCAAGCACAGTTTGCAGGATGAAGGTGATTCTCATAGGAAACAAGGATCTGAAAATGCTAGCGCTAACAG GTCAAAGGAGTGCTGGTTTTGTTTGTCAAGTCCCAATATAGAGTCACATTTAATCGTCAGCATAGGAGAGCATTCCTATTGTGCACTGGCCAAAGGTCCCCTTGTTCAAGACCATGTTCTAATAATACCTATCGAGCATTTGCCTAATACCATTTTGCTACCCCCAGAATGCGAAAGTGAGGTTCATAGATTCCAGAATAGTCTCAATAAGTATTATAAGCTTCGAGGGAAATCAGTTGTTTTCTTTGAGTGGGTTTCGAAACGTAGTACTCATGCTAATCTTCAG GCTATTCCTATTCCATCATCCAGGGTGACTGCTGTTCAAGACATATTTAACTTAGCTGCTGAAAAGTTGGGCTTTAAATTTGTGGCCTTGAAAA GGGATGAAAATTCCAGTGGAAGAAAATTGTTGAGGACGCAGTTCGATAAGGATTTTAGCTTCTTCTATGTTGAACTCCCTGATGGCAAAATATTGTCACATTTGGTTGACGAAAAAGATAGATTTCCTGCTCAATTTGGACGCGAG